In Candidatus Binatia bacterium, the sequence ATCGGGGTTCCCTGGAGGCGCAGCTGTCGGAACACGGCCGCGTAATGATGGGTGGTCTGGTCATCGGCGAAGAGCACGTGCACACCGTCTTTCATGAGGAAGCGCCGCAGGACGCGCTCGTTTTCCGCCGCCCGGCGCCCGAGCGCAAATCCGGCACGCAGCTCGGCCACGACGATGAACGGCAGGTACACCGTCTCGGCAGTCGCTACCAGTCGGGCGGTTGCCTCCACGCCCTTGCACAAGTCCACATACCGGTTGGTGTCGAGCGCGACTCTCATTTCCAGAGGTGCTCGTCCACTTCATCCTGCGCTGCAAGAGCTGCCTCGACCGCCGCGTCCTTCTTCCAGGTACCGACGATGTCGCTGAGATCGCGCCGCTCGATCCTGGTCTCATGGAGCCCGATCCCCTCCGCGAGCGCCTCGATCGCGACCTCATTGAGGCTGCGCCCTTTCGCACGGGCGCGCTGCCGCATCGCCTTGTCCAAGTTTGCCGGGATGCCCCGCACCGTGTATTGCATGCAGCACATGTAGGCAGTGCCTGCACGAAATGCAAGCATTGCGGCTGGAGTCGGCCGCAATTCACCTTCGTCTGCGGGGTCGGATGATCCTGTGGCGAGTCGCGATAGGGAATGACACGGAACACCAGTGGCTCACACTCCGAGGTGGGACCTGCTTTGCCCACAAAATCGGGCGAGTCCCCACTCGTCATTCCCGCGAAGGCGGGAATCCATTGCGCGGGGACGCCACCACCCCACCTGGATACCCGCCTTCGCGGGTATGACGGGCTTGGACGTGTGAGTTCTCCCACCGCTCCGACTTCTTCGGCAAAGCCGGTGGAACCCTTCAGCAGACGGCCTTGGCGGCCGAGCCCTGCCGCCCGGCGGTTCCACTCGCGTCGCGTCAGCTCCGGGACGAGCCGCGCCGGCGATAACCCATCGCTTCCTTGACCCGCGTGCGGGCAAGGTCCACGGCGGCGGTTCGGGGCAACACGTGCTGGTCATGCGCCTGTTCCAGGACCGAACGCGTGTTGTCCGCGATCTTTTCCTGAATCGCTGCAAATGCCTGAGCCTGCGTGCCGCCGTGATACTCGACCGCGGCGCAGATGACCCCGCCGGCGTTGGCGATGAAGTCCGGCACCGACAGCACGCCTGCAGTGTGCAGCATCACCTCGGCTTCCGGCGTGGCAGGAATGTTTGCGCCTTGCAGGAGGAGCTTGGCGCGCAGCCGCTTGGCGTTGGTGGCATCCAGGACGTCCGGGCGGGCTGCTGGAATCCAGATCTCGCAGTCCACTGCCACGAGTTCCTCCGGGGGCGCCGGCTGCCCGCCGGGGAACTCGCGCACCGTGCGATGCCCGGCTTTGAACGCCAGCAGCGCTGGCAGATCGAGTCCCTTCGGATTGACCACGGCGCCCCCACTGTCTGCCGCTGCAACCAGCGTGGCTCCTCGCTCAGCGAGAAAGCGCGCCGCATGGCGCCCGACTGCGCCGAAGCCCTGGACGACGACGCGGGCACCCTTCAGCTGGATACCCGCGAACTCCTGTGCCACCTCGGCGCACACTGCCAAGCCGAAACCGGTGGCCCCGATCGCATCCAGTGGGATGCCCCCGAGCACGCGCGGCAGACCCACGGCGCGGCCGATCTCATCGTGCAAGTACGCCATGCAGGTTTCATCGAGGCCCATGTCCGGGCCCGGGATGTACTCAACCAAATTGCGGATAGCGCGCCCGAGGGCGCGCACCACCTGCTGCTTGGCGGCGCTGTCCATCTTCGGGTCGCCGATGATGCCGGCTTTGCCGCCCCCGTGCGGCAGGCCCGCGGCGGCGTTCTTGTAGGTCATGGCCCGAGCCAGACGAGCGACCTCTTCGACAGTGATATCCGGCGCCATGCGAATCCCGCCGATCGCCGGCCCGCACGCCACGTTGTCGACCACGACAAAGCCTTCCAGCCCCACTTCCGGTTCGCGAATCAGGACCACCTTCGCCGGACCCAACTCGTCACCGAGCTTGCGCCACTGGGATTCCATCGCCTCTTCTCCCTTCCGCCCGGCCTCCTCACCAACCGAGCGCTCTGACCTTCGAACTCACCCTGCGCCAGCAGCCTGTCGGACTTGGCACCCTGCAGCGACCCAACGGGGAGCGATCCATAGAAATGACGCCGGCCGCAG encodes:
- a CDS encoding type II toxin-antitoxin system VapC family toxin, with the protein product MRVALDTNRYVDLCKGVEATARLVATAETVYLPFIVVAELRAGFALGRRAAENERVLRRFLMKDGVHVLFADDQTTHHYAAVFRQLRLQGTPIPTNDIWISALVLQHSIVLHARDQHFDYVPQIVRA
- a CDS encoding Glu/Leu/Phe/Val dehydrogenase encodes the protein MESQWRKLGDELGPAKVVLIREPEVGLEGFVVVDNVACGPAIGGIRMAPDITVEEVARLARAMTYKNAAAGLPHGGGKAGIIGDPKMDSAAKQQVVRALGRAIRNLVEYIPGPDMGLDETCMAYLHDEIGRAVGLPRVLGGIPLDAIGATGFGLAVCAEVAQEFAGIQLKGARVVVQGFGAVGRHAARFLAERGATLVAAADSGGAVVNPKGLDLPALLAFKAGHRTVREFPGGQPAPPEELVAVDCEIWIPAARPDVLDATNAKRLRAKLLLQGANIPATPEAEVMLHTAGVLSVPDFIANAGGVICAAVEYHGGTQAQAFAAIQEKIADNTRSVLEQAHDQHVLPRTAAVDLARTRVKEAMGYRRRGSSRS